CTAATTATAGCTTGACAAGCATGTATAAGGagttgtttaaaaagaaagaaataaaaaaaatattaaaaaaaatatttaatttttttttaaatttttttaataattttttttttttaaatttttttattttttttttaaaatatacctTGGCACGTACATacaatatacatgtacacacatttatattggtgacagaaaaggtttgtggacagaaaaaggggaataagagagagagagagagagagagagagagagagagagagagagagagagagagagagagagagagagagagagagagagaagtctgaagtctgaatgttttaatgagtaggccttgggcccttttcatggagatgagcacatctcaagcaccagcatacaaatgcacatagtaaacaaaaacaagaacatcctactctTTATCTTTCGACACACCCACGCATACTTAAAAACAATCGTCCCCTTCCTCGACTTCAGTGTTCTGTGACGGGAACACACTGAAGTAATCTGCATCATAAAAACACTGCATTTCACGTGCATTCCGAGAACCCTGTTCTTGCATTCAAatctccaaacaaaataaagggCAAATCACCAACGTTTTCTATAAGATCCAACATACACTCTTCCATAATAGACACACCATTTGAAATTTCAGTTTCGTTGTAATAGGCAGAGTTTGCTGGTGATAGATATGTCCCTAGCATTAATACATCACTCTCTAACCCCAGCAACTCTGTTGCTAATTTTAATACAACGCAATTATCGTATTCTGTTTCTACTCTTTCGACGAAATGGCTAATTTCTTTTTTAACCAACAAAGCTTCACCACCGGAGAGACGCCCAGTGACTGCGTCTGAAACTTTTAAACCTGGAGAAAGAAACACATCATATAACGGAAAAATCAAGGACGGAAAGGTAACTGAAAACGTTTCAACTAGCAAGACAATATCAAACTTCTCAATGTAGACTCTTATTTCACAGTCATAAACATTTCTCAACCCTTCAATATTATATGTCATAAACTTGACAATCCGTCGAGTAATGTCACAGTTGGCCCGGCCTACCCCTCACCCATTAGACTTCGTGGCAATATCGTTACCACGGCTCAATGATTCTGTCAGTGTCAGCTGTCGACCACAATCAACCACAGCCCTCGACCTTGTCCGTGGCCTGTCGGTCATCACGCCTTGCACGGGGTTTTCGGCATTACTTGGTTCTAGGGCATCATGAAAAACAACATCGCGTTCAACCCTCGTGGGGTTTCCTTGTATTACCGTACTGAGAGGAAGTGAGGCGGTTGTGTTGTCGTCATCGATGACGGGTTCGATGATGTCTTCCTGCGGGGAAGCCCCAAGGTCAGCCACCGGCGACTGGGGCAAGACGTCTTGCGCGGGCGAAGGCTCCTCTGTCGTGACGTCTGAGCGCGCAGAAACTCGGGAGTCCCCTGACTCTGACGCTGGCTTGTCGTCCTTGTGAGGTGGTCGGTCCCTCTGGCACTCTGCTTCGCTGTCTGTGCCTGTAAGGCTGGGAGCTGACGGGATTTTGGAGAGGGGCGGGGATTTGGAGAGGGGCGGGGATTTAGGGTTGGGTTGGGGTTTGGAGCGGGGCAGGGATGGGAATTCCCCGGGCTCTAAAAGACCCGAAGGAGCGTCGTTCTGTCGTGGATGCGGGTGAATGTCACGGTGTTGGTCCCAGCCGTGAAGCCTGGAATCCTGCCGCGCTGCATCACAGTACCTGCTTTGGTGCCTGTCGTAGTGCGTAGCTTCGTTGTGCCTGTCGTGGTTGGCAGCACGAGAGTACCTGTCGTAGTTGGCAGCATCCGAGTACTCGTTCATGTACCTGTCGTTTTGGGCTGCGGCTGCGTAACTGCTGTGATGTACAGAAAGATGTCTTTATAATTAATTGTCAGATTGTATTCCAAATAAGTGTGGTCAATTATGCATCGATACATCCgtagatgcctttcatttgtttaatggattttaatactatagactttttgagtggtaaatgttgaaggatgaaagaaaatatattgtgagtggacggatgcatgttattcattaaaagccccacaatgatgtgcttggcgcaaaagaaaaaaaaaaaaaaaaaaaaaaggcaactAACACTGCAAGTGCTGTTCATATGTGTTTTATCTGTCACTCATGAAAACAAAGTGCACCTCACCAGGCTTTCTGTCCAATACCTGCAATATACATTTTATAGTATCAATCTTTGGATTGTATTATTACTGTCCAAATATATAAACAAATTAACTTGCAATTCtatttgtgttttatttgtatgcTATGCATGACCATGACCGCTTTAAACTTCTCTTGCTATCATGACTATAATTATTTCTACAATGAACGCTTTAAGTTTTATATTCACCATTCCTTTAAGAACGTTTGATGACTTTGTCCCTCTTGCTTGGTCCATTTTCACAGGAACCTTGTCCTCCACAAAATTGCCGTACTTTGCGTTTCTGAAAATAGAAATCATATCTATGTTAGTTTGAAcacttatttaaaacaacattttcacaaaaagacgtGGGTGTGTCCCACCTCCCTCCACACTCTCCTACTCATCAGCTTATTGATTTATTTACTCTATTtatcatttgtatttagaaaaTAATTTACTTAGCATGAGTGCCCTCACTATCATCagttgtaaggccaaaaaaaaaaaatttgtctgtttctggtaacatggctaaaaaaaatagggtcggtaggtcgggatttttttttttttaaaattttttttttaccccaaatgtagaccaataaaactaactttaaaaatcgcgcaaagagactggattcactatacatagagacaagacactcaacacatttacaaatcgtcagcggactttcgttttcacacgtttttgttgttcattttctcaccctgtcctttatcacacaaaaaaaaaaaaaaaaaaatgttgagtttggaaaaaaaaagtttagggtcggcgtcgaaatttagggtcggtcgggtgaccagaaacagacaatttttttttgtggcctaagcAGAAATAGGTAGCTAGATATAAGACCATAAATTACCTTACCCTCTTTCCTGAGCGAAGCTCAGAAGATCGACAAGGCTCAACCGGCTGGTCGTCTGGTCCAGCAGGCTCAATGACAGCCACAGCAGGATCAATGACAGCCACAGCAGGATCAATGACAGCCACAGCAGGATCAATGACTGGCACAGCAGGATCAATGACAGGCACAGCAGGATCAATGACAGCCACAGCAGGATCAATGACAGCCACAGCAGGATCAATGACAGGCACAGCAGGATCAATGACAGCCACAGCAGGATCAATGACAGCCACAGCAGGATCAATGACAGACACAGCAGGATCAATGACAGCCACAGCAGGATCAATGACAGCCACAGCAGGATCAATGACAGGCACAGCAGGATCAATGACAGGCACAGCAGGATCAATGACAGGCACAGCAGGATCAATGACAGGCACAGCAAGATCAATGACAGGCACAGCAGGATCAATGGCAGGCACAGCAGGCTGTTCGTCTGGTCCAGGAAGCTCGATGTCAAGTAGAAATCCTGCATCAATACGGTTATCATTAGATAACCTGTTAACCATTAGCCTGGATCTCGTGCAACTAAACATTATAATTACTGCCCTTGCACAAAAagatcaatacaaaacaacattcACGAACAAAATTACACAAATAAATCTGTTCACATATGTTTAACCCAACAAAGATCAATTAAGATGAAAGATCTGGTTATCCATAATCATATTATAAACATGTATCTTGAAAGATGACTTACCACGGGCTCGACGCTGCCTGAGCACTTTCAGGCTCACAATCTGCCATGGTCCGACAAACTCTTCGTTCATGCAGACTCCTTCAGACGTGATACATGGTTCACAAAAGCAACTGTTGACCCGACTGCTGACTATGTGAGGGGTGTGTCCCCTGACACAGTGGAGGCTGCGTGTCCCTTGAAGTGTTTTGGTGGTTTCTGTTCTTGGTCTGCCTCTTGGGATGGACCCTCCTCCAAAGAATTTGAAGGACCGCTTGCTGTGACAATGAAGATTGGTCTGGAGCGGTCGTTGAAGCTTTTGCCTGCCAAAGTCATACAGCTCTTCAGCAGTTGCAATGCTGACTTGTCGACGCTTCACTGCAAGGCTGGAAATGCGTTTGATCACTCCAATTTCTGCGTCACAGGGACCCTTACCATGGCGGCTTCCAAAAAAATGCTTTTCTTGTGGAATGCCAACATCTTCCTCTGAGTACGAAGTGTCCACAAAACTTGTTTTGCACTTGTATTGAGAAGAGCAACCGTCGCTAAAATGGATGACCTTCTCGATGACGAGACCTCTGCCCAAGAGCTCCCTGATGACGGTGAGCTGGAAATGCTGAACAGCATTGGCATCATGTTTCAAGTCGGAGGAAACACAGATAAAGCTTTCCCGCATGATTTCCTTGTCGTCAGGGCAAACGTAGTAGGCCACAACTGGGTGGAtagtgacctggttttggttcCAGTGGGCGGACTGGGCCTCGTCCTGATAGAAGCAGGAATAGTTTTCAGCAAAATCCATGACGAATAGAACCCACTTGTCTGGGAGGTTCTCTTTGAGGTGACTGAACTGCTGGTGTTGCCATTCAGCGTTGGTGATATGCCGAGCAAATGGCTTGAGCTCTTCTTCCAGCTCGCACACCAGTTGATCAAATGGACCCTGACAAGTTGTAAGCATGCGTTTTGATGTTGTTGCCAGCTGTCCATCTCTTTGTCTGTATTCTCCCTTAGTGATGGTCCAACGTTTCCAGGTCACAATCGTGTCTGCACTTGTTTCAAGAACGGGCTGAACATGTGGTCGGATCAGCTTGATACCACATAGCTCGCACTCTCGATCCACACAGGCCTTGCTGTGAAAGCCTGTCCCTGTTTTCTCACAAAGCGTATAGCCAAGTGTAGTGAGCTTTGACCCCAAGCTCAGGTCATGTCTGCCAGCTGCTTGAAGGAATAAGTTGATGGCCTCCACCTTCAGCTCCATGTTCGCGCAGTACTCACAGACACAGCTCCTGATCTTGTTGTGTTTTGAAGTCTTCGTGCGCTTTGGCTTGAGTTTGGCAAACTTTGAGAAAGAAATTTTCTTCCTGCGATGGATTAGCATCTCGGACGTGTACTGTGCATATGCCTCCGAAAGCGTCTTCTCCATAACTCGTGAAGGCTCGCCAGTGCGAGCAGAGACACTTGACTGCAAGGGGTTATCACGAGAGATATCGCCCCTGTTATAAAAGTTTTCAACCTCCCTTTGGTCGCCAGGTGaaattttgttgctgttttgttttctttcaggcTCCACCTCATCTTCATCAGCATCCATGCAGCGCACCAGGAACTTCCAGCTCATTCCGTACTTTGAACACAGTTTTCTCTTTGGTGTTCCACGTTTTGAGGCCTTCGCAACAAGCCGCCCaattgctgctctctggacactGCTCTTTGAATTCCTGGACTGCTTGAGTCTCTCAAATTCCTTTACCATATCCACCTGCATATCAGCGGATGAGGCCAGTTGTTCGCTCTGACTAAATAACCCCTTTCTGCACAGCGCAGCTTTTTTTCTTGGTGATTTAGTTTTAATCAGGCCGTCCACCACTTCAGCAAATTTCAAAGGAGAATCTGGCATTGtatcttttgttttcttgatgGCTTTCCTCATAGTGCTCACTGTCTTGTAGCCTGTGCTCTCAGGCTTTATCGACGACACAGGGCTTGTGGATGGTTCAGCCAAGTTAAGGGATGCggctttctctttttctctcttcttcttccgttTCAAAGCAATCGCAGCCTTTTTTTGGTGTGACATTTTGGCCCTGTACTTTTGTTGCCGCTCTGCATCTTTCTGCCTTTTGTTGAGAACTGTCTGTCTAGGTGTATCTTTCTTGGGGTTATTGATTTGAAGTCCCAACGCTATCATTGTTTCTGTACATTTCGCTGTACGAAAACACGTAGCAACCCTGTCAGCCTCTCTCTTCTCCGGCGTTCTTTTCGCTTTACTTTTTCTTGCCCTTTCTCTCCCAGACTCTTGATACAGCCTCCAGCTCTtcgggttttttttaatgttgttcCTGAAACGCTGTTGTCGTTTAGCAGCAGCAGAAGATCCATCAGTTTGGACAGTGATTTTACTTTCAGTGGGTGACGTGGGCACCTCGGATGAGGAGGAAGTTCTCTGTTTCTTCAGTAACTGCCGTACGGACACCCTGAGGTCCACCATAGCCACCTGTCAAGCAATTCCAGCATGTTAAAACCTTAAAGTTTGAAGAGTAATTATAAGTAAGAAGACCCAATTTGTGTTCTTTCTAACAAGATATCATTTTTGCTATCAACAGCAATGGTGAAATTCCTAATTGAGGGGCTATATTGCTCCCACACAGATAGTGCTTGGGATTAAGGTGGATTGATAGGGGGTTTTGAATTTAATAAACACCTTTGATTTAAAAGCAATAGCAACTAGTGCAAATAtgaaacaaacatacagacacgcacacacacacacacacatacacacacacacacgcacacacacacacacacgcgcgcgcacacacacacacacacacacacatacacacacacacagaggtttGGGTTTGTGCGTCACTGAATAAGCAGACTATAATGCAGGTCTCTCCAAACGGTGCTTGAACCGCGTCCTGTACGCatatatacgcacgcacgtacgcacgcacacagatacacatttcgaaaacacacgcatgcacgcgttaacatttcacgcacgcacgtgcaaacagacatatatatagacacacagggacaaaaacacacacacaaacacgcacgcacgtattcACACGCgcactcacttacacacactcacacacacaaaacacagaacaacacacacagaaacaaacacagacgcatacactcactcgcacgcacgcacgcacacacacacacacacacacacacacacacacatacgcacacaaacacacacacacaaacacaaacacgattctggggagggagggggtattCGGTTGGcagttgtccggggggggggggggggggggaggggggcaactGTCTGCCCATGGTTTGGGGCATTTGTCTGGGGGGCAATTGTCATAGGGGAAATTGTTCAGAGGGCAGATGTACAAGGGGGAATTGTCGGGGGGATAATTAGCCTTCTACCGGAGACATCATTCACAACACGTACACAACACGTCTCTTGTTGTCACTGGTGCGCACAAAACTTGGTCACTGGATAAAGCATCAGATTCATAATATTCGCTTTTGAGaatgcaatacaatgtcatAAGTGAGCAATCTAGGTGAGCATACACCTTTGTTTTAAGAAAAGGTTTTATTTTAAATCGCAAGATTCCGAAGATGCCGTTACGCTCACTTCATGAGATTACAGGACTGACAAGCGAAACCCGGTGGGGCTGAAGAACTTCATGGAATTCACACTTGCGTGGttttaattgtgtttttttttttacaaacatgcTTATAAATGAATGAGCAACACAATAATACCAACCTTGTCATGTAAGATTCCCAGGTGCTTAAGTAATCGGGGTCTGCATCTCGCCAGTAGCAGAGGGCGTTACGAACGCAGCCGTCCAAAATGTCAACTACACCTTCTTTTTTCATGAATTACGTCATTATTCACGACAAATTGTGACAAAAACGTCACGCATCTGCATGGCTAGGTGATTAACAAAGGTGCAAACATAAAAATTTATGTTTTCATTCAGTTGAATTGATGCTAGCTTATAATGAAAACGGCCGTTACGAAGCCATCACGTGTGACACAAAACACTCTCTGAGACCTTAAATTCGTCCAAAGTGTGTCCTCGGTTGAATGAATGCATTTTCTGCATCTTCAAGCTGCACTTGTTGACTTGATCGTAAAAAAAATAGTGATTATAAAGAAATTCATTTGGTTACAGAGGTCGGAAAAATCTAAGTGAGCGTGACAACATGCGATGCGTACGAAAGGCTGTTTTCAACTTCATTTTTGGGGgtctcaaacacaaagaaaataacACGAATTGCACAGGAATGAACCTTTATCGTTTCACAAAGTGACTTTTCAACAAATCATGCATAATGAATTTATCGTGTCAATGGACCGTAGCTTCCAATATATGTACCGAGCCTGTTCCCATTTTTCtgacgccatttttgttgatttactGACATTATTACAGTATATTAAAtatcaaaatacaaatatgttcattcatgttgCTGTGGGTGCTTCTTCAAACATATCTTTATCCACATAAACAGGGGGAAAGGTCTAACCACATTTGCTTCTGTAAAAATTTCGTTTTTAAGTGACCGACCTAAGAATTcaccagctttggagaatgACTCACGTACACAATCTTTAAAGTCAATGGACAGCTAGCTCAGTAGCTGTTGCACTAAAAATGTGCACGTGTTATAAAAATGTCTTcgctgtaaaaaaaaacaaccaagtcgcgtaaggcgaaaatacaacatttagtcaagctcagtcgaactcacagaatgaaactgaacctagtccgccgctagtgcaaaaggcagtgaaagtgacgagcctgtttggcgcggcagcggttgcgctgtgcttcttAGCACGcgcgctttactgtacctctcttcgttttaactttctgagcgtgtgtttaatccaaacatatcatatctatatgtttttggaatcaggaaccgacaaggaataagatgaaatagtttctaaatcgatttcggaaatttaattttgatcatgatttttatatttttaattttcagagattgtttttaatccaaatataacatatgtatatgtttttggaatcagaaaatgacgaagattaagatgaaattgtttttggatcgtttaataaaaaaataattttaattacaagtttccgatttttaatgaccaaactcactcattagattttaagccaccaagctgaaatgcaataccaaaccccggcctttgtcgaagattgctttgccaaaatttcaatcaatttaattgaaaaatgagggtgtgacagtgcagcctcaacttttacaaaaagccggatatgacgtcatcaaaggtatttatcgaaaaaaagaaaaaaacgtccggggatatcatatccaggaactctcatgtcaaatttcataaagatcggc
This region of Littorina saxatilis isolate snail1 linkage group LG8, US_GU_Lsax_2.0, whole genome shotgun sequence genomic DNA includes:
- the LOC138973077 gene encoding uncharacterized protein; translated protein: MVDLRVSVRQLLKKQRTSSSSEVPTSPTESKITVQTDGSSAAAKRQQRFRNNIKKNPKSWRLYQESGRERARKSKAKRTPEKREADRVATCFRTAKCTETMIALGLQINNPKKDTPRQTVLNKRQKDAERQQKYRAKMSHQKKAAIALKRKKKREKEKAASLNLAEPSTSPVSSIKPESTGYKTVSTMRKAIKKTKDTMPDSPLKFAEVVDGLIKTKSPRKKAALCRKGLFSQSEQLASSADMQVDMVKEFERLKQSRNSKSSVQRAAIGRLVAKASKRGTPKRKLCSKYGMSWKFLVRCMDADEDEVEPERKQNSNKISPGDQREVENFYNRGDISRDNPLQSSVSARTGEPSRVMEKTLSEAYAQYTSEMLIHRRKKISFSKFAKLKPKRTKTSKHNKIRSCVCEYCANMELKVEAINLFLQAAGRHDLSLGSKLTTLGYTLCEKTGTGFHSKACVDRECELCGIKLIRPHVQPVLETSADTIVTWKRWTITKGEYRQRDGQLATTSKRMLTTCQGPFDQLVCELEEELKPFARHITNAEWQHQQFSHLKENLPDKWVLFVMDFAENYSCFYQDEAQSAHWNQNQVTIHPVVAYYVCPDDKEIMRESFICVSSDLKHDANAVQHFQLTVIRELLGRGLVIEKVIHFSDGCSSQYKCKTSFVDTSYSEEDVGIPQEKHFFGSRHGKGPCDAEIGVIKRISSLAVKRRQVSIATAEELYDFGRQKLQRPLQTNLHCHSKRSFKFFGGGSIPRGRPRTETTKTLQGTRSLHCVRGHTPHIVSSRVNSCFCEPCITSEGVCMNEEFVGPWQIVSLKVLRQRRARGKSSFKIHVYNMIMDNQIFHLN